The sequence CGAATACCATCTTAGAATTAATGATGAAGTAGAAGAACTTTTGCATTGGTTAGATAAACTAAACGATGATTTAGGAGCAGACTTCTGTAAAGTACTTAACTTTAATGTCCCTCTTTCCGCTAATGACCTAACTAAGACATTAAAAGACATCATTGATGAAGTAGCTGCTGATCCCTCTCCAGAAGCTCAAAAAGTAGCAGAACTAATCCATATTAAGGGTCGCGTGTTAACTTCTGCAATTCGATTAAGCTCGATTAACGAACtagaaattacaaaaatcattGAAAAAATTAAAGGATTAGAAACACGAATAAATCGCCTAAAGGGTCAACATTCTTCTGCTTTAATGGCTTTGAAACACAAAACTACATTTTTAGAAGAACGCTTGCAATCactagaaaatataaaatcggCGATGAAAAACTATGGTGATCCAGATGCACTTGAAAGTACCATTTCCAATAAAGATGATCGAATCTTCAATCATTTGCTACCACCTCGTGATCGTTGCCGTCTTGTTGAAAAACTAATACATCTCTGGAATAGTGCAATTGTTGAACATGATCATGAATCAATTATTTCTATATTGAGTGTTGCAGATTTTAAAGAAGTATTTTCTGACGAAAAAGGAATTTTTACGGTAGACAAATATGGGAGAAAAATTTACACAGGGGTAAAAGAAGGGGTTTTGTATcaattaaatgaaaatgaaatactaGTCCCACTAAAAGATGAcgaaaaacatgtttatttctATGATTCGTGCGGCAGATATTATATAAATGATAGAAGAGAAAGAATTTATAAAGATCACGATGGGGCTAGTGAATATATGTTAAGTAAGTTTGGGTATCTTGTAAAAGTTCAGGAAGAAAAAGATGGTATTGAATATTTCTACGACTGGTTGGGTCGATATTATATTACCGAAGAGGGACGTCATATATACTGTGAAGAAAATTCGACAGAAGAATATGAACACGATGGCTTAGGTAATTTAGTAAAAATTCATACTGAAACATTCCATTACGAATCGTGTCCAACCCAGCCGATGACTATGGaagaaaatatatacctaaaacatATGGTTGGCGAAGCGCTAAAAAAATGCATAGCTGAGGTAGTTATACACCAACCACATGATCCTGTTGCTTACCTAGCAGACAGATTGACAAAATACAGTGATAATATAAAAGCACATGAGAAACATCTTAAGGACGAGCAAGAAAGATTTGAACAGAGCCAATTAATACATGTGTCCAAAGAAAGTTCTGTAAATTGTTCTTACGCAGATTATGAGACCGTTGATGAAAACTTCAGGACCTATGAACATGAAACAGATGCCAGCTCAACAAGCTATTGAACATTCAGCTGTTGTGGTTTAATCTAAGCTTTTTAGttaacttttaattattatattattgctatCGTGTAAAGTCCTTGTAATATTCGGCTAGTAGATGCCAACATTaatggtacctacctacattccAAAAGGACACGTTTATCTTACAAAAACACGATAAAAGTATACATATGTAAACTATGATTTTAGAGTTACTTTAATGATGTTATGAATGAATCAGAAGAGTGTAATTAGATTCTTAGATTGCTAttatctgttttttatttaaatgttcatTTTAAATAGGCAGATATTTGGATTATACAGATTGTTCCGTAAAATTCCATTTCATAAAAACAATAGGTTTTTGAATGACTCcctattaatgtttatttacgtttttttttcaaacagtgATATTAGATCACTGTATGACTACCGCTACCACAAAAAATACTGATAGGAAGGCCTTATTTTGAGTTCTTAACAGGtctaacagcgctttcacactggcggattttacgcattttgtatatttttaattcgcGCGTAACAAAACTGAACAGAACTATAGGTAAGTATGCGCGACACATTCCAACCGGCGAAAAACTGTCGATCAATCTTAAACGTCATCATTCTCACCTGCAGTTCTCAATTGTTTGGTCGCCCGTATCgctcggaaaatccgctagtgtgaaagcgctggaAAAAATTTATACCATGTTTTTCACGACACAGAGGTAGGTACGGCtaaaggcctgccggggctgcgggttgtcctgccggggctgcgggttgttcgaaagagataccgcggccctggtacataaaaggcctatgacggaacacgacggtttttagtcagtaagagtctgacactccctcaccgctgctaacccacagcaggaggggtcatttgatgatttttgacgtcggaaaaaaaaaaggtacggCTAAAGCCAGTAAAGTGCCGGTGCGTAGCTAGGGCTACCGCTAGACCTAGGTTTAACCGGCTACAGATTGATGTAACCGGCCTTACACGACTACACTTACGCTATAGTGAAGACTACACCTGTTCCTAATCGAAGATAAGAGGATACAAATAAGTTTAGCCCAATAAGTCCGGCTACACGTAGGTAGGAAGGTACATAGCTGCAACCACTAACCGATCAAACCTAGGTGTAGCCGCCGCACGTTGAGCTTGGGCTGTAAGGCCGTAACATTGGGTATCTTAATACCTCCAGAATAAGATCCCGCCTCCGTCGAAGGTTTCCTACCTACATAAGCAgtttctgggtttgaatctgcttctatattaTAGTGCtagtattcttcttctttcaccggctatcgctgaaaaccagcgctgggactAGTTTCGGGTCGCAGCCCCCGACGGTTATTCCTATATAATTGGGTTAAGTCGGGGGTTttgacttattttattatttttcaataagatttttaccgtcgggggatttttcaaaatttttaattttgcttaattttatttcagactttttattatttgggaTCATGCATTAAGCACGTACACATTGCTGATGAAAACAGAATTGTAATCAGACGTTTTGATTATATTGCAACATTGTTTGGCACTAATATTGTGGCGCCCCCTAGTGAGTTATAGCCATGACACCTATCTAAGAACATGAACGCATCGAACACAAATccgttattgaaaaccgcatcaaaatcggatcATTCGTTTAGAAGGTAGGTGGGAACATTACTGTTTTGCACTAAAATTGTGGCGCCCCCTAGTGAGCTACAGCCATGACACCTGtctaagaacatgaactcatcgaacacaaATCCGTTATTGAAAACGGTCTCAAAATCAGAGCATTCGTTTAGAAGGTAGgtgggaacattactttgcTGTTTTGCCCTAATATTGTGGCGCCCTCTAGTGAGTTACAGTCATGACACCTGtctaagaacatgaactcatcgaacacaaatacgttattgaaaaccgcatcaaaatcagatcattagtttagaagatagGAGGGAACATTACTTTGCAGAAACGCACACACAAACACGcaaacgcacatctctcaccctAAACGTATATACCTGCTctgttccgtcgtgggtaaaaaaGTGGATTTACTACACCTACAGATAACAACTTGAAAGACAAATCCATGCAATGCAATGTAATGATTTATTGATAGTATCGTCATCATCTGTCTACCCATTTCCCAAAGACCGCGTGTGCGGTTGGCAGTCGCAGGCCAGCAAGAATTTGTAGAAACGACACAGAGAAGGAAAATTACAGGATCGTATAGATCGGATCGGAATTCTGTATGATATGTTTACATACATATCTATCATACAGAATTCCGATCCGGTACGTGAAGTAATTTTCTCAATACGCAGGTATAGAACTGGCTAGTTAggaatgaaaaataatcaaaaacccAGGTAAGATAAAACATCagttttattatcaaaataacattGTTTTCATATCTTacctaaaataacattttacttaTTCTTCTTAAATTTCTTTCCAGCTCCTTGGCCTTTTGCCGGCGCTTTTTCTTTATTGGGATTAATTTGACCTATTTGCTTCTTTTTCTTGTTGAGTTTGCCTTTTAATTTTTGAGCAGCAGCGACTGCAACTTGTTCTGTGATTTTGTCTTCATTTTTGCTAATAGCTTGTGGAGTTTCTTTAGCTTGTTTTGGTGGAATTGCgccttgtttgtttttattcttctttttcttcttattCGGACTTTGATTTGTTTGTACTGCATCAGATTTACTTTGTGGCGGTTTAGGACTGCTCTTGTGCTCGTTATTTTCCACTTTCTGAGGCGTATTTACAGCCTGTTTACTTTTCTTGTTTTGATTTTGTGCAACATTTGGTTTCACAGATTTTTCAGGACCATTGCCGCTAGGAGCCGGTACATTATTAGAGTTCTCAGTGTTCTGtttcttctttttgtttttacggtttttctttttcttttggttATTATTTTCAGTGGGCTGAGGATTGACTTGATTAGTTACTTGTTGAGTGCTTGCAGGTCTGTAAAGGAAAGGCAACATTATTAATACATTGTTTGAAAAAACAATATGGAGTAATAAATTGCCTTCCTTAGATGCGCCTATATAAACTTTCTAAATGTTATGAACTTACTTTGGTTGCGCACTGGGCTTGCTTTTCTTCTTTTGTGGCTGAGCATTATCCGAGGGTGCTGATCTTTTAACTGGCGACTGTTTCttcttttgtgtttgtttgtcgtCTTTTTCATCTTCAGACTGAACATCTCCATTTTCTGTTgcttcttcatttgtttttggctCAATTTCTTCATCATCTTCGTCTTTGAACGGTTCAGGCTGCAATtggttaaaattttatattagtcTCTACTTTACATcaatatgttttatattatgtttatgtgaAGCTATACTTACAATGACATTCGAAAACTTCTTGAACTTTGCCACATAAAAACCATCCATATTATGTGTGTGAGGGTAAAACCTTCTGGTCAGTTTCAGCGAGGGATGGAACCTGTGGTGTCTGTACTTAACAAACCCTTCAGTGCCAAAATCAAGTCCTGTGGGCACTAACTTAACATTTCTTCGCTTCAGAGCATAGTTCACTACCCATTCATTCTCTTCAGGCAGAATAGAACATGTTGAGTACACAATGTAGCCACCAGTACTTGACTTTGCACTGCAACAGTCAATGGCAGCAAGAAGAAGTTGTCTCTGTATGTTAAAACACCTCTGAATATCTTTCTGATCTTTAGTAGTCTTCACGCTAGGATCTTTAGCTATGACCCCTGTCCCAGTACAAGGAGCATCTAATAACACTCTATCGAAGCCCTTCATGACGTCAGGGAACTCTCTTCCATCATGGTTACAGATAACTGCATTCACTACACCTAACCTGTGGAAGTTGCCAACAATAGCTTTTGTTCTCTCTTTATTAGCGTCATTAGCGAATAATGTTCCCGTATTCTTCATGATGGCTGCAATATGCGACGCCTTGCCACCAGGTGCAGCACACATGTCCAGTATCCTCTCATTCTCTTGTGGGGCTAGAGCCATTACTGGCAGGTAACTGGAGGCACCTTGTAAAATGTAATGACCAGCTAAATATTCAGGAGTAGCACCAATGGGAACAGTGGAACTGTACACTACAAGACCTACTTTACTCCATTTGCCAACAGGGTCTAGATTCACTCCTCTGTTGATGAGAGCCTGAGCTAAATCTCGGCGTCTGGTTTTAAGGCTGTTAGTTCTTATAGTAACAGGGCGCGCAACTTCACTAGCCTCCAAAAATTCAACTAGTTCTTGTACAGGGAAAATTTGCATGAGTACTTCCATAAGAAATTCATTGTAACTGTAATATGTGCAAAGGTCCTTCAGAAGGAGATCAGTGTATTCACAGCGAGACCTGTTTTCTTCTTTTAAACGATTAAAATCACCTAAGACTGTCACAACATCTTTGATTCTTTGATGAACATCCTGTAGACTTGCGGGATTTTGTAGTTCTTCTTCAGATGGGAAGGCAAAGACATCTTGTTTGGCGATATTCAATTGCATTTCCTCATCAGCTAGTTTTTTatcaactttttgtttcttctttAATCTCAAGTTTGCTTTTTCTATGGGCAGCatgtcgtcatcatcatcatcgtcatcgtcaTCACTGTCTTTATCTGCCGCACTGGAGTCAGAGTCATATTCTAATTTGCCACCACTGGCCGCACCTTCATCTTCTGATGTCACATCACCATTTTCATCATTATCTGAATCTTTGAATAAATCATCCAAAGTCCCaacctaaaaataattcttatgtTAAATCTAGTCTTTAACATGGGAATATGGGAGGCATCGTGTTTCATCTTATAATCTTATTATTACTTTAGAAAAGAATGAAAATACAAACCTTATACTTTTCTTTTCCAGCTTTCTTCTTTCCTGCAGGTTCATCGTCAGAATCATCTTCAACTTCAGATtcttgatcatcatcatcactatcaTCTTCATGTCCACTGTCATCATCTTCCTCAGACTCTGTTTCTTCCTTAGCCGCTTTGCCTTTCTGTTTCTTCTTCTGTTTAGGTTTCAACCATTCCTTATTGTCATCAGTGTAACCTGGTGTTAagttaaaaagctttttaattaatgatttgaATGCAGTATTTTTCTCCGTAAAATTCTAAAATAAGTTGTATTTTAGAATTTTAACATATAAAAACTATAacacataaaaacacatttaaaaaagttttgtatCAATTGGGCAATGCCAGCTTTTCTAATGATCAATACTACAACAGAATTGCCAGTAGACTAATTGACATTCACTGGGCAAAATAAACTATCTAACTAATCTACACTTACAGCATTTAACTTTAATGGTAACCAAATCATAACTATGCATGTATTTTCCACCCATTAGTCAAATTGACATTATGACAACTGAAATTGGTTCAGTTATCGTCATAGTTACATGGTGCAAGTCATCATAAATTAAtcgtaaatacatattttcatacaaattacacattaacagccagtttcttcatcaaaaattaaagctaaagtaaaagtcaaagtaatgtctaaagtaaaagtaacggtcaaattcaatttttctattagttttgctgtcactttagccttgaaaaaacgtatttgaccgttatttttactttagacattactttaactttaacttttgatgaagaaactggctgtaagacatTAATTAGAATTAGTTGTTTACCCTGTGCAGTTTCTTCATCTGAACTGTTATCCTCTTCATTTGCGACTGTAACCTCAGTTTGTTTTGCAACATTCTTCTTTGCTTGTTTTAGTGCTTTCCTCTTTTCTGCTATTTCTGCCTTCTTCTTTGCTCTCTTGGCTGCTCTTTGCTTTTGTCTATGAGTAAGCTTCTTTTCGACTGTATCATCATCTTTTACTGCAATTTGTAAAATGAAAGAGTTTTAACTTGTTCACTGTATAAATCACTATCTAATTGGTGCAAAAAGAATATGTATTACACCTTCTGGTCTTCATATTATCAAGAAGTGCTAGAACCAGAGCCAAGTTAATTTAATGGGGCATGTTGCTCCATGAGGTAACTTTTGTGGATTCTATACAATTTCAGGCAACATGTCTGCCaatagatagatatttttgaataatatttggTCATGTTGGATTACAAAAAGTAACTTTGAATATACCTTGTGAACCACTAGTGAAAGGTTTGTTGATACAAAGCAGAAAGAAGCGGCACGTTGAAGCTTTACGCAACATAAAACGCTTGGTATAAATAAGAAAGGAATATTTGTGGGTATAATAACTATTCAATATAACTCGAGAACGAAAGGTggttgtatttacaaaataatcagTAGGAAGTCTTTAAGCGTAGAATCAGTACTTTAAGCGTAGATAACACTgtaaagtacataagattgtagaGCATAAAGCATGGTCAGTGGGGATCGTTGATCGTTTAGGATTATAAAAAATGTGTGATTTCGATTAAACAACGTCCACTacgggtcagtgggtcgtcttaggggacGTTTATCCGTTGAAAACTGACAATTAGTAACATTATTATAGATTTACTTACACAGTTCCTTCTTGAACACTGGATCAGGTTGCTTTCGAGCTTTTCTGCCGGGTCCTTTTTTCACCTTCTTAGTTTCATCAAATTTTGCTTTGCGACCCATGATAAATTAATCTACGACACAAATATTTACTGCTTGACTATTCAATTAGCCTGTTTACACAAAACTATTAATACTATGACTATTTAGCAGTAAAATGTAAGCATGCTCaacattctattctatttttatttatggcaatccgtgtcgatgtcaatgtcgacgattctgccaatgacaagtgaaatGAGAAGCAAGTCGTGCTTgtgatttaaaaaacaaaaaagaaacaaaaaacaaaaggaaTTTAAGATGCTGTTGtagccgatcttgtgtaactttaACTTGTTAGTAGGAcgacactgaaacaaacagaaatacatttacatacataaaaataacaacaaaatgttagtcacatataacatataaaatataccaCAACCTAACTGTAGCCTAAaataggccacagtttatagTTTAATGTTGTTTCGATGAATAGACATTAACAGCaactggagcagttctggacaggagtgtgataagagggaacggaaattaatagggagaggaattttgagtttttggagacgaccatataaatcgaAAGAGGAGTTATTAGggcagttaaaaaatatatggtccagggtaccctcaTCTAGTCCGCACTCGCAGAGGGacgaatcctgcacccgaattttgcgcaaaaAGACCGGAGTGCAACAATGACCTATccgtattctgcacaggactgaaatAACCTGTTTggggtattttttaaaacgggagaaccacggttttggttttacaaccggttggaTAGCGTAATAGGAGCTGCCTTTCTTTTTGCTGGAGatattccaccattcctgccacgaggtgtcaagactcaatttagggaggtttagtaggtcatgcccttgaagggagaagtgtgcaaggtcaGCTGACTCAGATGTGTATGCGTCTTTGGCCAAGGCGTCGGCACATTCATTTCCCTTTATACCGCAGTGACTGGGAATCCAAACTAGGTGGACTACTTTTTCTTGCCTAGCGCAGGAGTAAAGGGAATTTTTAAtttccaggacaataggacaatggagtttagttcgAAAGGaattctgggatagggcttggagacaaCTAAGGGaatcagtaaagataactccaaagttgatctcatgggactctataaagcgacaagcttccaataatgccacgcactcgcctgtaaatatagAAGACTCCTTTGGACATCTAAATTTAAGAATGATTTTCGAGTTCTGATAATAAACCGCGGCCCCAGTATAACCACtattaaatttggaagcatccgtgaagaacctttgaaacccagtccatcgttcacccaaaaccgcattaaaggccgaatttgccgatggggagtttttagatatcccaatgttataaaatattttaggagtAAAGCAAAGAACTTCATATGAGTAATTAAATAAGGGAAGTCTGGGATGTGATGTAAtaggggattctaaattttggaAAAATCGGAATGCTTTTAGGAAAAGGGGGAGTTCtttatgttcccaatattttgaaCTGTGACATAGGGTGTCAAgttctctgagttttgggatgagaggGTGGgatgacttgggaataaccctggataggaatcGGGAAGCGAGATACTGCCGTCTTAGGGCTAGGGggggttcagcgcattcgacctgtaaggcgttaataggcgacgacttcatgcaacctgagatgattcgaaggcattgagactggatcctatctaaaccggccaaggcacctttgttacCTGGAATCACcaggtgtgacccatagtccaggatactgcggactaaagCATTATAGACTAATTTCAtggtgaagggatgggccccccaccagacacctgCGAGAGCTTTTAGAATGGaaattgctctttcgcatctcttaattaaataatttatgtgatGAATGCCGGATAGTTTGGAGTCTAAgtaaacgcctaaaaatttagCTTTTTTCGCTATGGGGATGCCTTGTCCTTGGATGTTAACGGAAACCTGAGGGATCAGCAGTTTTCGGGagaaaatcactaccgagctttttggggcagATAATTGGAGgccatggtccaaaagccatgtgtgcagagagtccagggagagacagagagatgaggcagcgtccgcaaTTGAAGGATTGattacatacaacactagatcgtcGGCGTATTGTAGAAGTTGACAGTCAGAATTGAGGCAGGAGCCGATGTCTGCTGTGTACAGGTTGTACAGTAGAGGGCTTAAAACTGAACCTtgaggaaggcccttccacgtctgtctcacctcaaatacctctccctgcactctgagcatcaaaaagcgagacatgaggagtgcgcatatacattgtaccatcttacccggaatcctcagctgtagcaatttttgcctgagaactggaagaaggacgctgtcgtatgcggaagatatgtcaaggaatgtggctacagcggattcatttttggaaaaggctgtacggatatcggTAACCagaattgccacactgtccatggtacTCAGCCCCTTTCTGAAGCCAAACTGATTACTCGGCAGTAAATCCCTCGATTctaccaaccactcaagtctgtttttaattaaatgttcaagTAACTTGGCCAAAACTGAGGACAacgcaattggtctaaggccgttcggatcatcagcagtcttgccgggcttcaaaagagGAATGACTATCTGAATTTTCCACtggtcaggaacccaaccaaattggtaacaataatttataattcctaaaaaatattgtttagcaTCAGAACCGAAGTGAACTGCAAATGAATACGGTATGCCGTCCATGCCAGGGGCGGTATCCCTAACATGATGTAataccgcatcaagttcctccaatGAAAAAGGTTCATCCAGGGGGtcattcaaaatattaacaggcgggagcagaagttctgaggaagaaggaacataggctggagcaattttgtcgaaaaaggattcagcagtttctcgcGTGAtgggggaagagatagatggggagcagcctcgcctaaaACGATGAATGCTCTTCCATACTGCTgatatgggagtggaaggggacaGAGAAGTGCAGAACTTAACCCAACCTCGACGTTTCTTCTTgtgaagaagccgccgagactGAGccaacactcgtctgtaccgtataagattgtcgctattcatcgcatcattgtactgtttttcggcctctttcctttctttaacagccgatgtgcattcttgatcccaccacgggggtgatgGGATCTtgtttctggcacagttgcgcaacggaaagatagagtctgcgcttgaaattatggccgagataaagccatcgtagcagttcttagcatggcagtgaccattaaaatcttggaaacttgaagttaaatttggaagcatactaattttctcctccagtaaagatgcaaacctcgaccaatcgggtttggacaagttgtacttcaatagtggaggagaagttttctctaaataagttttattaagaaaagttataacaatggggtaatggtcgctaccatgcgtaagggtagtacattgccaatgaattgatgccgccaactctacggaacagaatgtgagatctacacaactcttttgctgtccgggaagggatctacgagtaggactaCCATCATTTAGGATGCAAAGGTCAAGGTCATCTAAGATTTCTACCAAACCTTCCCCAAAGGAATCACagcgattggaaccccatctaaaatGGTGACAGTTAAAATCACCCATGACAAGCACGGGTCCTACAATGTTGTTCAGAATATCTCTAATAGTAGCTAAGAACCTGTGCTGTGGGTGGGAGATATAGACAGATAAAACTGTGATACCTTCTACTCTACCTGcgactatattcatatcaccatccagagcaGAAAGTGCCAAGGTCGACAGtggaacacgattattaacgaggagagccgaccctccatagccatcagatctgtcacatctgagaacaTTAAAatgtggtatattaaaactgagactcggggtgagccaagtctcagcaatTGAGCAAGCCAAAGGCTTGAATTTATTaagaaggaatatgaggtcgtgtttcttatgccacacgctcctcacattccattgcagGAATATTTGACGGGAcgccatttttaatttttgaaaggaGATTTACTAGTtgataggcaacgttggacggtatttcAGCATTATTAGTGGATACAATAGTAGTTAAGAGTTTAATAAGAATTTCTATAATTGATGAAGCATTATTGCCGGTGAATGGATTATTTAGAGCGCAGCcgtcaggctgtgaaggtgcaggggagttaataatttgctgatgagcagctttatcataagagggagatagaggggcatgggtcttcgGCTTGAGGAAAAcggttttgcggtatgactgagtggagGTGGGAACTGCTTTTGTAGCATTCGCATAGTTGCGAGAAGCGAGTGGGACAGTCTTGCTGGCCTCAGCATAAgagagggacttctcagccataacagtcttaatggccttctgtctgccCAGCTccgggcatgatttgctatttgcaaaatgattccccgagcaaagcacacagaatgcctccgcctcagaaatgctgcaaccatcaccagggtgatcatggccgcattCACTGCAGCGGGGTTTAGACCggcacactagttccacatgaccaaacctgcagcacttacggcactggatggtgggataaacgtATTGTTGGACTGGGAGGGAAGTGTAGCAGCA is a genomic window of Helicoverpa zea isolate HzStark_Cry1AcR chromosome 6, ilHelZeax1.1, whole genome shotgun sequence containing:
- the LOC124631048 gene encoding 25S rRNA (cytosine-C(5))-methyltransferase nop2; the encoded protein is MGRKAKFDETKKVKKGPGRKARKQPDPVFKKELLKDDDTVEKKLTHRQKQRAAKRAKKKAEIAEKRKALKQAKKNVAKQTEVTVANEEDNSSDEETAQGYTDDNKEWLKPKQKKKQKGKAAKEETESEEDDDSGHEDDSDDDDQESEVEDDSDDEPAGKKKAGKEKYKVGTLDDLFKDSDNDENGDVTSEDEGAASGGKLEYDSDSSAADKDSDDDDDDDDDDMLPIEKANLRLKKKQKVDKKLADEEMQLNIAKQDVFAFPSEEELQNPASLQDVHQRIKDVVTVLGDFNRLKEENRSRCEYTDLLLKDLCTYYSYNEFLMEVLMQIFPVQELVEFLEASEVARPVTIRTNSLKTRRRDLAQALINRGVNLDPVGKWSKVGLVVYSSTVPIGATPEYLAGHYILQGASSYLPVMALAPQENERILDMCAAPGGKASHIAAIMKNTGTLFANDANKERTKAIVGNFHRLGVVNAVICNHDGREFPDVMKGFDRVLLDAPCTGTGVIAKDPSVKTTKDQKDIQRCFNIQRQLLLAAIDCCSAKSSTGGYIVYSTCSILPEENEWVVNYALKRRNVKLVPTGLDFGTEGFVKYRHHRFHPSLKLTRRFYPHTHNMDGFYVAKFKKFSNVIPEPFKDEDDEEIEPKTNEEATENGDVQSEDEKDDKQTQKKKQSPVKRSAPSDNAQPQKKKSKPSAQPKPASTQQVTNQVNPQPTENNNQKKKKNRKNKKKKQNTENSNNVPAPSGNGPEKSVKPNVAQNQNKKSKQAVNTPQKVENNEHKSSPKPPQSKSDAVQTNQSPNKKKKKNKNKQGAIPPKQAKETPQAISKNEDKITEQVAVAAAQKLKGKLNKKKKQIGQINPNKEKAPAKGQGAGKKFKKNK
- the LOC124631049 gene encoding uncharacterized protein LOC124631049 isoform X2 yields the protein MASRQIFLQWNVRSVWHKKHDLIFLLNKFKPLACSIAETWLTPSLSFNIPHFNVLRCDRSDGYGGSALLVNNRVPLSTLALSALDGDMNIVAGRVEVSSY
- the LOC124631049 gene encoding uncharacterized protein LOC124631049 isoform X3 is translated as MASRQIFLQWNVRSVWHKKHDLIFLLNKFKPLACSIAETWLTPSLSFNIPHFNVLRCDRSDGYGGSALLVNNRVPLSTLALSALDGDMNIVAVSSY
- the LOC124631049 gene encoding uncharacterized protein LOC124631049 isoform X1, which produces MLRVQGEVFEVRQTWKGLPQGSVLSPLLYNLYTADIGSCLNSDCQLLQYADDLVLYVINPSIADAASSLCLSLDSLHTWLLDHGLQLSAPKSSVVIFSRKLLIPQVSVNIQGQGIPIAKKAKFLGVYLDSKLSGIHHINYLIKRCERAISILKALAGVWWGAHPFTMKLVYNALVRSILDYGSHLVIPGNKGALAGLDRIQSQCLRIISGCMKSSPINALQVECAEPPLALRRQYLASRFLSRVIPKSSHPLIPKLRELDTLCHSSKYWEHKELPLFLKAFRFFQNLESPITSHPRLPLFNYSYEVLCFTPKIFYNIGISKNSPSANSAFNAVLGERWTGFQRFFTDASKFNSGYTGAAVYYQNSKIILKFRCPKESSIFTGECVALLEACRFIESHEINFGVIFTDSLSCLQALSQNSFRTKLHCPIVLEIKNSLYSCARQEKVVHLVWIPSHCGIKGNECADALAKDAYTSESADLAHFSLQGHDLLNLPKLSLDTSWQEWWNISSKKKGSSYYAIQPVVKPKPWFSRFKKYPKQVISVLCRIRIGHCCTPVFLRKIRVQDSSLCECGLDEGTLDHIFFNCPNNSSFDLYGRLQKLKIPLPINFRSLLSHSCPELLQLLLMSIHRNNIKL